The Flammeovirga yaeyamensis genome segment GTTCATATTTGGTCACTACAGTATCGTAGTCAGAAATCTGACTTGGTTGATCGTCTTGATTACTGCAGCTGAAAAGAGCAAAGCTGCCCAAGGAGATCGCAACGAGTGTTTTGATTATTTTTTTCATGTCGTTTTCTCTTGATATAAGATGATAAACGACATTTATTCTGTATGCTTTTTATAAATTCTATTCTATTTCTATCAAATACTGTTTTTCTTTAAAAATTATGGAACCAATTAATATTTGATATTCATTTCTCCATGTAAGGATGTTGCAATACAACGTCCCTACAAACCACTTCGCATAAAAAAACACTGCCTGAATTAACATCAAACAGTGTTCTTGCAAAATTATATTTTGCGATATTAGAGTCGGTATTTTTCAAAGATTATCAAAATTCACCTCTTACTTCTTACCTTTTACCTCTTAACTAAACTCTTATTCCCAAGAATAAATTCCTAGGCTTTTGATACGTTTTTTTATTAGTTATTAATTAAAACTTATTAGTTAAAACCGAGCGTTAACTCAGCCAACTCCTACCTCCTAATTCCTAACTCTTCCCTAAACTTATCTTAATCGATTAATCAAATCTGCATATTTTTCAATCGCAAAGTTATTATCAGAGAAAAGGTTTTGCATTCTAAGAATGGTAATACCAGAATAACTTGTATTCGATCTTGTCAAAGCTTTCTCGATTTGTTCCCAACCCGTCTCAGAAAATAATTCATGGAATAGGGCATTCTCACCCATTACCTGAATTTCTAATTCTTTAGCGGAATTACTGAACCACATCACTAAGTCCTCGGCTCTAGAATAACCTTCCCAGTCTTTGTTTACTTTTTCTAAACATGTAAAGTGAAGTACGATTCTATCTTTAAAGTCTTTATCGATAATCTTCTTCAACATATCTTTGTATTCACCTCTATCCACAGCTCCAATACCTGGATAAGGAGCAATAAGACCAGCAGTAATTTCTGCTACCCTTGGTAGGTTTGGATCGGAGATATTCCAATGTATACCTGGCATTTTAAAACCAATTGGTGTTGTTCTGAAGTCATCATCGTTAAAGATATCCATTGCTTCACGAAGGACACGATTACCATGATCTGCAAGACTTTGGTTGTACCAGTTAAAGAAGTCAATACCAATTCTTGATTTCGAATAGTTGTTATTTTTAAACAACTCTTCAGCATCTGGCATTTGGATATCAGACACATCTTTGTATTGTGTTTGCCACAATTCATTTACATAATCAAGGTTTCTGTAAGCTTTTAGAATGTACCTTTGGAAATCTTCTTTTGCTAGTCTACTGTAGCATTGTAAAGTTCCTCGGTTAGGGTAATCACCCCAATCGTGCGCATTGTAAGAAGGGTATCTTAACTCACCTGCAGGTCCAAGACTGACATTAATTTCGTCGGTCATCCAAGCATACTTGCTATAACGTTGCTTGAAGGCCTCCATAAAGCGTTTATAATAAGGAAGTACAAACGTATCTGCCCATAATGAAACGTATTCAACACTTACATCTCCTGTTTCAGAAACATATTGTAAGTCTTCGATAGTCTCTAAAGTAGGATTTTCTTCCACTAGTTTACCCCATAACCATAATGGGATCATCTGTGTAAAATCGTCGTTTACATTACCTCCTGCTTGGTGGAATGATAAAATTGGCACCCAGTTCAAGCCTTTCGACTCGATAAGTTTTACCATATTATCGTAGTAACTCCAATCGAATACATTCGAAGTCGTTCCTTCTACTAATCCCCACCATATATCTATAGAAACCGAACTTACTCCGATTTCTCTCATTTTATCTAATTGTTTAGAAACTGTTTGCCAGTCTCTATCTTCTAAAAGTCGACGAGCATTGTGAGTTTTCACGTGAAGTGGTCCCATTACTCTAAACGACTTTTGTTTTCTTTCGATGTAGCCGTCTCTGTCTCTAATTTTAGAGATTAATTCTTGCAAACGAGCACTACCAGTGGAGATCTTATCAAATATTGATTTTAGGTTATTGACAATAAAACCATTTACATTCGGCTGTTTCAATATCCACATTGCAGCATTGTCCCAAATTAAATGGGAGTTGATCCCTTCAACACTTTCATTTTCAAAGAAAAACTGTGCTTTTTGGGTATCAGCAAATTCAAGAATACTTTTTACTTTCCCTGCAAAAGAAGAATCGACCTTATATTCTTTTCTACTTTTTGTAGGAATAATAAAGCCAAGACGTTTATCATCAATTCCATTTCCTAGAGATGATAAAGTATGGTGATAGGCAGCTTTATGATCTCTTTCATCACTAATTGCAATAATACCTGCACCCACCTCGGTCTGACTCGACATATTTTTTAAGTTCTTCTCTGCATAAGCAATTGGAAGTCTTAAACACAATAAACTTTTCTCGTACCCATTGGCAGAGAAAGCCGATTGCAAAATATGTAACCCTCTATTACCATGTCTAATTAGGCACTCATTGTACCATTTTGTGACATCATTTCCGTATTTGGTATCGTTATATTTTCTTGATTGAAGAACATCATTGCTTTTGAAAACTTCGAACAAATGTTCTCTATTATTTACTTCAATCCCCCAAGCATCACCTGCCTCACCGTAAGAATGATAATTAGTTCTTACAAACTCATCCCAGCTATCTAAAGCAGTAGACGAATAGCACTGCATGTTTCTTTTAGGAAAAGAACACTCATTAATAGGATAACTCAACTCTCCTTGAGGTGCAGTAGAAATAATAAATTTACAAAAGTGATTGGCTTTGTCTTGGAAATGATTTTTGAAGGAATGAATTAAACCTTCATAGTAAGGCATGACATAATGATCTGCCCAAAGAGATACTGCATCTTGCGTACTACCTCCCGCTTTATTTACATATTTAAGCTGACTTAAGTACTTTATTTCATGATGATCGGCCATTAGTTTACCCCAAAGCCAATCGGGTAATGTACATAAGAAGTTTTGCTCATAGTTGTTGATCATATGGAAATTAAACTCCACAGCCAACTCTAATTCATAACCAACTAAGGTATCAATAAGACTACGGTAATACGACCAATCGTATTGAATATAATGTCCCGGATCATCTGATGCTTTTCCCTCTCCTTCGACTAATTTCCAAAGAATGGGAACCAAAACTTTTTTGACACCAATTTTTTTTGCTCTCACAATCCACTTTTCAAGCTCACTCCAATCGGGAGCTATTTGAGAGAAGCAAGTGTCAGTTTCTAGAATTGAATAAGGCAATCGGATTTCAAATGACTTCATAAACAATATAAGATGATGCTATCGTGTTTTCTACTTGATTAGACGGTGTAAAATTATCTAAACCAAGCTTTTTAGTTTTTAATGCAAACAAATATAGGGAAGAAATGATATGATTTTCATGAATACTATTAATCTCAATAATTTCAACCGTTTGCAGTGATGAAAATTAGTAATTGTTCATTTTTCACGGTGAAAATCAGTTGAAATATTAATTTCTTGATATAAAATTTCGATATTTTTATTCGATTATCAAATGAACTCTTAACAAGATCTAATTTGCTATGTATTTATTTGATAATCCAGTAAATTTAATGCAACAATTTCTTTACCAAATACCCTTTTCATCATTTCACCTAATAAATGATGAAGATTCTTTATCCAACAATCATGAAACTACATACAAGCATACTGACTTTAGTTATGTCATTTTTCCTGAGCATAAATGTCTTTGGAAACGAACCGTATTACAAAAATGTCCAATCTAAATATCTAAAAGAGGAGATGCATATTGGCATTGGAGGCGATTTTAATAAGGATTTACCTACAGTGAGTAATACTTTTCTCTTAGAAAAAGAGTTAACTGTTGCCGGCATCAAGGTGTTGGTTTACAAAAATGAAGACACCCAAAACCTTTTGGTATTTACTGAAGGATTCCAACAAAAGTATGGATGGGTAGTTTTACATCATACCGAGTCAGACAAATTGGGAGTAGTAATACAAGAACTTATTCTCAATATATACAATGCATAAACCTAAATAATAATCAAACTTTATTTACCCATCATGAAAAACCTATTTACATTTATCTTGATTAACTTCTTTTTGCTGGTCGTCATCTGCATGTTTTCAACGACAACCAAAACCACTGATGTTACAACCGAAGTATCGAAGGAAAATCAAATTGAAAATGTGAGTGTAAGCACTGAAAACACTTTGGATCAACATCAAATTGAGAGTGAAGAAAAACTGTCGATGAATATCAAAAAGATAGATCTGTAGACGCAGTTGGGATAAAATGAGGGTTGGATTCTTCATTTTTATACTCATCCATCATTTTTTTTACTTAAAGAACCTTATTATCAACAGATAGTTATTGTGAATCAATACATCAATTGATAAAAAATTATATTTTTGCGTGAATTAAAATTTTAAAAACTCAGTAGAGATATACATGGACGCAAAAAGTATTCGCCGCAC includes the following:
- a CDS encoding family 14 glycosylhydrolase, which gives rise to MKSFEIRLPYSILETDTCFSQIAPDWSELEKWIVRAKKIGVKKVLVPILWKLVEGEGKASDDPGHYIQYDWSYYRSLIDTLVGYELELAVEFNFHMINNYEQNFLCTLPDWLWGKLMADHHEIKYLSQLKYVNKAGGSTQDAVSLWADHYVMPYYEGLIHSFKNHFQDKANHFCKFIISTAPQGELSYPINECSFPKRNMQCYSSTALDSWDEFVRTNYHSYGEAGDAWGIEVNNREHLFEVFKSNDVLQSRKYNDTKYGNDVTKWYNECLIRHGNRGLHILQSAFSANGYEKSLLCLRLPIAYAEKNLKNMSSQTEVGAGIIAISDERDHKAAYHHTLSSLGNGIDDKRLGFIIPTKSRKEYKVDSSFAGKVKSILEFADTQKAQFFFENESVEGINSHLIWDNAAMWILKQPNVNGFIVNNLKSIFDKISTGSARLQELISKIRDRDGYIERKQKSFRVMGPLHVKTHNARRLLEDRDWQTVSKQLDKMREIGVSSVSIDIWWGLVEGTTSNVFDWSYYDNMVKLIESKGLNWVPILSFHQAGGNVNDDFTQMIPLWLWGKLVEENPTLETIEDLQYVSETGDVSVEYVSLWADTFVLPYYKRFMEAFKQRYSKYAWMTDEINVSLGPAGELRYPSYNAHDWGDYPNRGTLQCYSRLAKEDFQRYILKAYRNLDYVNELWQTQYKDVSDIQMPDAEELFKNNNYSKSRIGIDFFNWYNQSLADHGNRVLREAMDIFNDDDFRTTPIGFKMPGIHWNISDPNLPRVAEITAGLIAPYPGIGAVDRGEYKDMLKKIIDKDFKDRIVLHFTCLEKVNKDWEGYSRAEDLVMWFSNSAKELEIQVMGENALFHELFSETGWEQIEKALTRSNTSYSGITILRMQNLFSDNNFAIEKYADLINRLR